The Cygnus olor isolate bCygOlo1 chromosome 13, bCygOlo1.pri.v2, whole genome shotgun sequence DNA segment CACAGAGGACTGCTGGGCATTGCTGTTGGGCCCAGCACGCCGCAGGCAAGCCCGGCCAGCAGCCTGGGAGAAGCTGGGACGGGAGCCACTtactgcagctggggcaggagctggctctgcttttCCACCAGGGTTTAAGATCCCCTGTGGATGTTTCCCTACAGGCTGGGGAGAAAGCAGTGCCCATTCCTGGCCCAGAGCCAGTGATGGACCTGTGCAGGAGCCTGCTTCTAGCTCCCCAGcccattttcctttgcataaCAGCCTGGGAGACCATGAGGTCGTGTTTGCAGTGACCTGGGGCACCCAGGTACCGCAGGGGGCTGTAATACCCATACGTCCCGATGCCTGCAGGCTTCCAGCTCATGCCAACGCCCGTTCCCACTCCCATGCGTGTTTCATTCCAGGCCCGTGCGCTCGTGATGGACTCTCTGAGCACTGTCCTGCCCACCAGCGAGGTCACCGAGCACAGGCTGGGCAACTCCTGCTCCCAGATCCGAGATGAGTTCCTCTCCGTGACGCTCCCCGTGATGTACTCGCTGATCTTCATCGTCGGGCTGCTCAGCAACACCCTCGCGCTCTGGGTGTTCTCGTGCAGCGCGCAGCGCAGGACCTCCATCACCGTGTACATGAGGAACCTGGCGCTCTCCGACCTCTTGctctccctctgcctgcccttCCGCATCGCCTTTCAGAACAAGAGCGAGCCCCGGATCTTCTGCAACGTGGTCGGGGCCTTCTTCTACCTCAACATGTACGTCAGCATCACGTTCCTCAGCCTGATCAGCCTGGACCGCTACCTGAAGATCATCCGGCCCCTCCAGAAATTCAAGATCCACACCGTGTCCTGCAGCACCGTGGCCTCTGGGTTGGTTTGGTTGGTGCACTTAGCCTTCATGatgcctttcttttttgagaCAAGAGAAGAAGGGCCCTGTGACTATAAATGCTTCCACTTCAGGAACAAAAGCACCACGGCAGCAGCCTTTAACATGACCGCAGTAGCGATTTTCTttatcctgctgctgctcttcctctaCTTTTATGGCAAGATATTTGCCAAGCTCCACAGAGTCTCCTCGGTGAAGGCTCAGCAGCTGAACAAGAAGACCAGCATGAGAGCCATCACCAAGACCTTTGTAGTCCTGATCATCTTCATTGTATGCTTCACCCCCTACCACATCGTCCGCGTCCCTTACATCCTCGCGCAAGTCGAGGCCATTTCTAGCCTGCCCTGGAAGCAGGCCCTCCACCTCGCTAACGAGCTTGTGCTCTGCATCTCAGCCCTCAACAGCTGCCTTGACCCAGttgtcttcttcttcttgtccAGCAGTTTCCGgagggctgtgctctgcaccttCCAGGGCAGGCTGAAGAGAGCTCTCATGAGGAACCAGGGCAGGCTGAACCACAGCAGGTCCGTGACAGAAATATAGGCTTTACAGCAGGGCCGAGGTCCTGGGCATGGGATTTTCTCATCACAGATTTGCTCTGGCTGCTGGTGTTTATGGGACAAGGTTTGCTgggaagatggagaaagaaactGGAACCGCCTCATGTTTCTTCCCCTCACGCCAGCAGGGTTAGAGCTTCCATGGGGgggaagcaaagaggaaaggatAACTGGGACCTTACTTTTTCCtaccccagctctgctggcataGCTGAAGGACGTTTCCTAGGAAGAACGAAGCTGGAGATGCCAAAGGAGAAGCAGCGTTGGCCTAGGATCTCCAGCCAGcccagggaagggcaggggcagagccctgGGCAGAGACAGGCTCCTTcagtgggagggagaggaaggaggggaatAGGAACCTGCTGTGAGTCTCTATCAATACACATCATCTCCATaccagagaaagcagaaaagggaaggggaggggagatgaTGCAGTGCAAAAGCATTAGGAAAAGGTGAGGGAGACACTCATCAGAGCATTACTTGTGCAGCGGGTGAATGTTTTGCTCCGCGACGGAGCCCAGAGATATGCAGCGCTGGGCTTGTATGACAGGCATGCCAGGAAATGTGCAGACCCTGTAACCCCAAACCACGGCAACGATAACCGTTACTCTCTTGTTACCACAGTCTTTGAAACTCCAGCTCTGCCTCACCTCTCTGGAGATTCAGACAGGTAGCTCCAGGCTTCCCTAGCTCTGTTCCTTTGCCCATTTCACCAGCACGTTCAcacagggctggcagcctcACCTGGCCATTGCACAGCACTTGCTTGGCACTTGGACCATGCCAGGGTCATCGCTATAGGAAAGGGTCCAACGGGCAAAGGGGATGCAGCACAGAAGTGCCTGCGGCTCGTCTGAGACCCATGAGCCCCAAAAGTGAGCTGCTGGCTCTGAGGtcctcagctccagcactgctAATTTGCAGTGGCTCTGAAAAAGGAACCTGCAAGGGATACGCAAGGTTTCCTGCTTTGATTAGTCTTCAGCATCCGTTCTCTTCCTGTAGAAGAGatacttctctgtattttttcccctttatgtGCTCTCACCTCATTTGTTCACTTATTCTTAGGAGACTGCAGACttggagcagcagcctgcttcACTCACACTCCAGGTAGCAAAGCCTGGGCCATAAAGAACCGGGAGGATTTTCATTCAGACTGTGAACTGCTTTAGTAACTGTGGAATTCAAATACTTGAATAATACTTgggagaataaaatgttttcttaaagacTGAATACTCTGGTCTTTCTGGTCAAGGTGTGAGCAACCCCAAACCTCACTTTAGCTTTGTTGCTTTGTTGAAGGAGAACCTTAAGAACCAGAGGACGACACTCGCTGTCCTCTTTTGTCTCTGCTACTGAGCACACTGcgagcaggaggaagggatatttttttctttagcaggggtggggggaaatACAGAAAGCCAAGCTCTTCCTGTGGAAAGCTGCACATAAATGtcacaaaactgttttccttttccgATCAGTGCTAACAAGAGtcaaagcagaaatgctgcGTGGTTCGGAAGCCTCAGCATCGCAACGCCAGCATATGTGTGTGCCACACGGCCTGCAGGAAGGCCCCCCCCAGTTTCCTGCAGGCAGTTTCCCCCGATGAAGCCCCATCCCTCGACGCCTCCcttcaggagcagcagcacagagaacgGAAACCCTCGCTGAGCACAACGCCAGCATGGCGTCCcgtgctgggggcagagggctGGGCGGGCTCAGCACAGGTTTCCCTCGGGGAGGAAAGAGCCGGGTGAGGGTGCAGGAGGGAGATGGGGGCCCTGGGGTccaggaggcaggaggaagcgTGCGGGCTGACAGCGGAGCAGGCGGAAGCCTCCGGTCTGCACTAGAGAAAGCCGCAGGGCTGGCGGTGGCTGCGCTCGCTTCTGAGAAGCAGGGGCCTGCCGCCGTATCCTGTTCCCCCCTCGCTGGAGGCAGGCGGGTGGGCCTGAGGTGGGCGGCTGCTGCTCACCCCCTGCCCTTTCGGGGGGCAGCAGGCCGGGCCTGGTGCTCTCCCCCAGGACAAGGATGGGCAGCCGCGGGGATGCGGCCGGAGGGCACCAGT contains these protein-coding regions:
- the LOC121077265 gene encoding probable G-protein coupled receptor 34, translating into MDSLSTVLPTSEVTEHRLGNSCSQIRDEFLSVTLPVMYSLIFIVGLLSNTLALWVFSCSAQRRTSITVYMRNLALSDLLLSLCLPFRIAFQNKSEPRIFCNVVGAFFYLNMYVSITFLSLISLDRYLKIIRPLQKFKIHTVSCSTVASGLVWLVHLAFMMPFFFETREEGPCDYKCFHFRNKSTTAAAFNMTAVAIFFILLLLFLYFYGKIFAKLHRVSSVKAQQLNKKTSMRAITKTFVVLIIFIVCFTPYHIVRVPYILAQVEAISSLPWKQALHLANELVLCISALNSCLDPVVFFFLSSSFRRAVLCTFQGRLKRALMRNQGRLNHSRSVTEI